A single genomic interval of Sebastes umbrosus isolate fSebUmb1 chromosome 11, fSebUmb1.pri, whole genome shotgun sequence harbors:
- the prune gene encoding exopolyphosphatase PRUNE1, which produces MEEFLSSCSRAVKVDPDQAGSGFHVVLGNEACDMDSMVCALTYAYFLSKTGHSEMLALPLLNIRQSDLVLRSDSIFLLREVALSPDLLLFRDQLDLQALHRAGRLRLTLVDHNVLPSSDSELEGAVVEVIDHRLLEREPSPSCSVTVETVGSCATLVAECIIQKAPEILDQQVAQLLYAAVVVDCVNMAPSAGKVTPKDSRLAAELESRFPALPPRDALFQMLQDAKFDVSGLNTEQMLLKDMKAVNERLNVAISVLYITLKDFLQRAELEAELSGFCLKFGYDLLLLMTISFSESKQPIRELAVFSHSATCRQQVILHLEQARNPDLNLCPISSPRHHVTAYQQGNTLASRKKLLPIVKEFLRERDGDCCLGDGRLGDVEEDEEEDSQFPPTPMNSLVEGCPLDDGLPHISAQDLEEKFSKMADRRGN; this is translated from the exons GTGGATCCGGATCAGGCTGGTTCAGGGTTCCATGTGGTTCTGGGGAATGAAGCCTGTGACATGGACTCCATGGTGTGTGCTCTGACCTACGCCTACTTCCTGTCCAAG ACGGGACACTCGGAGATGCTCGCTCTGCCGCTGCTGAACATCCGTCAGTCCGACCTGGTGCTGAGGTCAGATAGCATCTTCCTGCTGCGAGAGGTTGCTCTGTCTCCAgacctgctgctgttcagagaTCAGCTGGACCTGCAAGCGCTGCATCGAGCCGGCCGCCTGCGGCTGACACTGGTCGACCACAACGTCCTGCCCAG TTCAGACAGCGAACTGGAGGGGGCGGTGGTGGAGGTGATTGACCATCGCCTGCTGGAGAGAGAGCCCTCCCCCTCCTGTTCTGTTACCGTGGAGACGGTGGGATCCTGTGCTACCTTGGTAGCGGAGTGCATCATCCAGAAAGCTCCGGAGATCCTGGACCAGCAGGTCGCTCAGCTGCTCTATG CTGCGGTGGTGGTGGACTGCGTCAACATGGCGCCGTCAGCAGGTAAAGTGACTCCTAAAGACAGTCGGCTCGCTGCAGAGCTGGAGTCCCGTTTTCCCGCTCTGCCTCCGAGAGACGCTCTCTTCCAGATGCTGCAGGACGCCAAGTTTGACGTGTCAG GTCTGAACACTGAACAGATGTTGTTGAAGGACATGAAAGCTGTTAATGAAAGGTTGAACGTCGCCATTTCTGTTCTCTACATCACACTGAAG gactTCCTGCAGAGGGCGGAGTTGGAGGCGGAGCTCTCAGGTTTCTGTCTGAAGTTTGGGTACGACCTCCTGCTGCTGATGACCATCTCCTTCAGTGAGagcaaacagccaatcagagagctcgCTGTGTTCAGCCACAGTGCCACCTGCAGGCAACAG gTGATCCTCCACCTGGAACAGGCCCGTAACCCCGACCTCAACCTCTGTCCAATCAGCAGCCCCCGTCATCACGTCACAGCCTATCAGCAAG GAAACACTCTGGCGTCCAGAAAGAAGCTCCTCCCCATCGTTAAAGAGTTCCTGAGGGAGCGGGACGGAGACTGTTGCCTGGGAGACGGTCGCCTAGGAGAcgtggaggaggatgaggaggaggattccCAGTTCCCTCCGACCCCAATGAACAGTCTGGTGGAGGGCTGTCCTCTGGATGACGGCCTGCCGCACATCAGCGCTCAAGACCTGGAGGAGAAGTTCAGCAAGATGGCCGACAGAAGAGGgaactga